In the genome of Thermosphaera aggregans DSM 11486, one region contains:
- a CDS encoding tRNA(Ile)(2)-agmatinylcytidine synthase produces MTGFERIFHIGIDDVDSPSGGCTTHLVLLMLKELMKYGVTLVDYPNLVRLNPGVPWKTRGNGAVALRFTSSMELDKVYEIVRSVFEKYVRDYENPKHQPCLLIMKGDINHRIALFAKKALYDIVPSDLALKALRGTSHILTCFNGNRGIVGALGAIGNTMTSEDYTFELIAYRKIENLGKERCVDKDSVIEMDQKYKGNTILNYDPVEDRVLITPRGPDPVLLGIRGEDPSILVKAYKTVKLCEEADFAGIFRTNQHTDPHIKSVETICEAHPYMCLRLRGTVSTKPFRVVGGHVFFKVCDDNCCIDVGVYEPTKWFRKYAELLIPGDVVEVQGCVRPPSSTHGMTLNLEKLHVIWLKPMIVYENPFCPVCGKRLTSAGKGKGFKCRNCGFKSRDMARKTRIIERGLSEGWYQPPYTAFKHVMKPLERVGREKREFYYRPIETVFVV; encoded by the coding sequence GTGACGGGGTTTGAAAGGATTTTCCACATAGGCATAGACGACGTGGACTCGCCCTCTGGAGGGTGTACGACACATTTAGTGCTATTAATGCTTAAGGAATTAATGAAGTATGGAGTCACCTTAGTGGATTACCCTAATCTTGTAAGGCTTAACCCTGGGGTTCCGTGGAAAACAAGAGGGAATGGTGCCGTAGCCCTAAGGTTTACTTCATCCATGGAGCTTGACAAAGTTTATGAAATAGTGAGGAGTGTTTTCGAAAAATATGTAAGGGATTATGAAAACCCTAAGCATCAACCATGCCTCTTAATTATGAAAGGAGATATCAATCACAGGATCGCATTATTTGCTAAGAAAGCCCTCTACGACATTGTCCCTTCGGACCTAGCGTTAAAAGCTCTTAGAGGAACCTCCCACATACTCACATGCTTTAATGGAAATCGAGGAATAGTTGGAGCCTTAGGCGCGATTGGAAACACCATGACCTCGGAAGACTATACGTTCGAGCTAATCGCTTACAGAAAGATTGAAAACTTAGGTAAAGAACGCTGCGTGGATAAGGATAGCGTTATAGAAATGGATCAGAAGTATAAGGGGAATACCATTCTCAACTACGACCCAGTCGAAGACAGGGTTTTAATCACGCCGAGAGGGCCCGACCCCGTTCTCCTTGGAATACGTGGCGAAGACCCGTCCATACTTGTAAAAGCTTACAAGACGGTTAAGCTTTGCGAAGAAGCCGATTTTGCAGGAATATTCAGGACTAACCAGCATACTGATCCTCACATAAAGAGCGTTGAAACCATTTGCGAGGCCCACCCTTACATGTGCCTAAGGCTTCGCGGCACAGTATCCACGAAACCATTCAGGGTTGTTGGGGGACACGTGTTTTTTAAGGTTTGCGATGACAACTGTTGCATTGACGTAGGCGTTTATGAACCTACTAAGTGGTTTAGAAAATACGCAGAGCTCTTGATCCCGGGTGACGTAGTCGAAGTTCAAGGATGTGTGAGGCCTCCTTCATCCACCCACGGCATGACCTTAAATCTTGAAAAACTCCATGTGATATGGCTAAAACCCATGATAGTTTATGAAAACCCGTTCTGCCCCGTGTGTGGGAAGAGGCTAACCAGCGCGGGGAAGGGAAAAGGGTTCAAGTGTAGAAACTGCGGTTTCAAGTCAAGAGATATGGCCAGGAAGACTAGGATAATAGAAAGGGGTTTAAGCGAAGGATGGTATCAGCCCCCGTACACTGCTTTTAAACACGTTATGAAGCCGTTGGAAAGGGTTGGACGGGAGAAAAGGGAATTCTATTACAGGCCCATAGAAACTGTGTTCGTAGTCTAA
- a CDS encoding macro domain-containing protein: MKCYRKNWVKVCLTVGDITEFTGDAIVNPANTLGLMGGGVALAIKRKGGEEIEKEAVAQAPIGIGEAIVTNAYRLRCKKIIHAPTVIQPGGKSSVEYVLKAVEASLGKAEQLGLKSIAFPLMGAGTGGLSVEESVTAIIKEIQSYSNRNFEITIYFRSVEDFEKGVKILSMHEFEIASEK, encoded by the coding sequence ATGAAGTGTTATAGAAAAAACTGGGTAAAAGTTTGTTTGACCGTTGGCGATATAACTGAATTCACGGGAGACGCTATCGTGAACCCCGCGAACACGCTTGGTTTAATGGGAGGAGGCGTAGCGCTGGCCATCAAAAGGAAAGGCGGGGAGGAGATCGAGAAGGAGGCTGTTGCACAGGCTCCAATAGGTATTGGCGAGGCGATTGTGACAAATGCTTATAGATTGAGATGCAAGAAAATAATCCACGCTCCCACGGTGATACAACCCGGAGGAAAATCCAGCGTAGAATACGTGTTAAAAGCGGTAGAAGCATCCCTTGGAAAAGCGGAACAGCTTGGCTTAAAATCTATTGCCTTCCCGTTAATGGGAGCGGGCACGGGGGGATTATCCGTTGAGGAATCCGTGACGGCAATAATCAAAGAAATACAATCCTATTCTAATCGAAATTTCGAAATAACCATTTACTTTAGAAGCGTAGAGGATTTTGAAAAAGGAGTGAAGATTCTTAGTATGCACGAATTCGAGATCGCGAGCGAGAAGTGA
- a CDS encoding DNA polymerase sliding clamp: MIKIVIPEAKIFKELFEAVGKLVDEVSLSITSNGVFLRAMDISQIALIEVNLPKDMFLEYVVENEGSLGFSTSNIQKVLKHVKKGENLVLWSDGEHVNFRIEGLVKREYRFRNLEVPVIDIPSTQLETNVKAQLIASIVNHAIQDAEVVGTVIEIEAPSEEELVLRGRGTGVNETRLKTGSVGLVSLEVSEPSKSQYDISYLRSVMKLCKVSDVISLGFSSDSPLLLDFQIGGSGRVRYIMAPISM; this comes from the coding sequence ATGATCAAGATAGTGATTCCGGAGGCTAAGATATTCAAGGAACTGTTTGAAGCTGTTGGGAAACTCGTCGACGAGGTTTCTTTAAGCATTACGAGCAATGGAGTGTTTCTCAGAGCTATGGATATCTCTCAAATTGCTTTAATAGAAGTTAACCTTCCAAAAGACATGTTCCTCGAATACGTGGTGGAGAACGAAGGATCCTTGGGTTTTTCAACATCTAATATCCAGAAGGTTTTAAAGCATGTGAAGAAAGGGGAGAACCTAGTATTATGGTCGGATGGAGAGCACGTTAATTTCAGGATTGAAGGACTCGTCAAGAGGGAATACAGGTTTAGGAACCTCGAGGTGCCTGTTATAGACATCCCCTCCACTCAGCTTGAGACGAATGTAAAGGCCCAGTTGATAGCTAGCATTGTAAACCACGCTATCCAAGACGCCGAGGTCGTAGGAACCGTAATAGAGATAGAGGCTCCCTCAGAGGAGGAACTCGTGTTAAGGGGGCGGGGGACAGGTGTTAACGAAACAAGGCTTAAAACAGGCTCGGTCGGACTAGTGTCGCTCGAGGTCTCCGAACCCTCGAAATCTCAATACGATATATCGTACTTGAGAAGCGTGATGAAACTATGCAAGGTTTCCGATGTGATCTCCCTTGGTTTCTCAAGTGATTCGCCCCTACTACTAGACTTCCAGATCGGGGGATCGGGTAGGGTAAGATATATCATGGCACCGATTTCCATGTAG
- a CDS encoding translation initiation factor eIF-2B: protein MRFLEKDLVKHGFKTRYTGSEIVFATLETLKEYSLSSDEKNFAKQLLATYEKIVSERPASAGVLNILRTIIESFLRSGLQTIPSVIMDLKSSYEKALWTVADVACKRVSNGDVLMTNSNSLAVRRFFARLKQENIEVEVYVPESRPGLEGLLLAEYLEELGFNVNLIVDSAMRYFMKNVDKVFMGAEAVAANGAVVSKAGSSLMALAAKEARVRVYVLAPLLKFSFESVYGEMIKLPEGGWELLMDAETRNTLPENYSARAPIYDVTPPDYIDAIATEYGIFSPQAIPILLREIYGSYPPSITPLPKLVKQLEEAYHL, encoded by the coding sequence GTGAGGTTCTTGGAGAAGGATCTTGTAAAGCATGGGTTTAAGACACGTTACACGGGGTCTGAGATAGTTTTCGCAACCCTTGAAACGTTGAAAGAGTACTCCCTCTCCAGCGATGAGAAAAACTTTGCAAAGCAACTTTTAGCAACTTATGAGAAAATAGTTTCGGAGAGACCAGCATCGGCGGGGGTCCTAAACATTCTTAGAACCATAATTGAATCCTTCTTAAGGTCTGGGTTGCAAACTATTCCAAGTGTGATCATGGATTTAAAATCAAGTTATGAGAAAGCCTTGTGGACTGTTGCCGATGTTGCTTGCAAAAGAGTTTCTAATGGAGACGTGTTGATGACCAACAGCAATAGCCTAGCTGTAAGAAGATTCTTCGCAAGGCTGAAGCAAGAAAACATTGAAGTAGAAGTATATGTTCCGGAGTCCAGACCGGGCCTCGAAGGCCTATTACTCGCAGAGTATTTGGAGGAGTTAGGTTTCAACGTAAACCTTATCGTTGATTCCGCGATGAGATATTTCATGAAAAACGTGGACAAGGTTTTCATGGGGGCTGAAGCAGTTGCCGCTAACGGGGCTGTCGTAAGCAAGGCTGGATCCAGCCTTATGGCTCTCGCAGCCAAAGAGGCTAGGGTCAGAGTCTACGTGTTAGCTCCACTACTTAAATTCAGCTTCGAATCCGTCTACGGAGAGATGATAAAACTCCCCGAAGGTGGGTGGGAGCTTTTAATGGATGCTGAAACAAGGAATACGTTACCGGAAAACTATTCTGCAAGGGCCCCAATATATGATGTAACTCCACCCGACTACATAGATGCTATAGCCACGGAATACGGGATTTTCTCTCCTCAAGCGATCCCCATTTTATTGAGGGAGATATACGGCTCCTACCCGCCAAGCATAACCCCCTTACCAAAACTTGTCAAACAACTCGAGGAGGCGTACCATTTATGA
- a CDS encoding M55 family metallopeptidase codes for MKAFISLDVEGLPGVSSLTMLNPWSSQFDRTVRIATKMVNTIIDELSSNGFSEIVVADSHGLMTNLDYCEIKGNAKIVQGYPRPLSMVTTLDSSFNASLFIGYHSAAGTIHGILDHTMSSRTFSEVRINGIRASEFLLNGLYSSENNVPVVLVAGDEYLEREVSSFSPGTVFVPLKKGVSRLSAIMPSFDVILNQLKLGVREAVEGLRERKIGLINIGRPYVVEAVFRDSLIADVVEQYDRFQRLDAYTVRFVAENARELIGLVELLAIVGYGVDALKNAIK; via the coding sequence ATGAAAGCATTCATATCCCTTGACGTTGAAGGTCTTCCTGGCGTCTCCTCCCTTACAATGCTAAATCCGTGGAGCTCTCAGTTCGATAGAACTGTGAGAATAGCCACTAAAATGGTTAACACTATTATTGATGAGCTTTCTAGCAACGGGTTTTCAGAAATAGTTGTGGCCGACAGCCACGGGTTGATGACAAACCTGGACTACTGTGAAATTAAAGGAAACGCTAAAATCGTACAGGGATATCCCCGACCGTTAAGCATGGTTACGACTCTTGACTCCAGCTTCAACGCTTCACTATTCATCGGCTATCATTCAGCAGCGGGAACTATTCACGGCATCCTGGATCACACCATGAGTAGTAGGACGTTCTCCGAGGTAAGAATAAACGGGATACGGGCGAGCGAGTTTCTGCTGAATGGGCTTTACTCGTCGGAGAACAACGTACCGGTCGTTCTTGTCGCTGGAGACGAGTATTTGGAGAGAGAAGTTAGCTCGTTCTCCCCGGGTACCGTTTTCGTACCTTTGAAGAAAGGAGTTTCAAGATTATCAGCAATAATGCCCTCCTTTGACGTAATTCTCAATCAGTTAAAGCTGGGTGTTCGCGAGGCGGTTGAAGGGCTCCGTGAGAGGAAGATAGGTTTGATAAACATTGGAAGACCATATGTGGTGGAAGCTGTTTTCCGGGACTCCCTAATAGCTGATGTCGTTGAACAATATGATAGGTTCCAGCGATTAGATGCCTACACCGTGAGATTCGTTGCAGAGAACGCACGGGAGCTCATAGGGCTGGTTGAGCTATTAGCAATAGTTGGCTACGGGGTTGACGCTTTAAAGAACGCTATAAAATAG
- a CDS encoding ribose 1,5-bisphosphate isomerase, translating into MTEQEVPSKVIEIAEGIKTMRIRGAGRIARAAAEALKIAALEYGGVKEVSSFKKYMGKVADLLIATRPTAVSLPNAVMYVLASLHRANPRTFEDAVNAVVFSAEKFINESINAVKIIAETAAKRIRENSTILTHCHSSVAVSAITEAYKLGRLVKVYSTETRPFFQGRITAKQLLENGVPVVQIPDSAVRYVMHEVDHVIIGADTVASNGAVVNKIGTSQVALAAKEARVRVYVVAETYKFSPTTLIGEPVPIEFRDPAEIVPESWLRNHPRVKVLNPSFDVTPPEYIDAIITEIGVIPPQAAILVLMERLGWALDKIKQGGFTKIKFEDFTE; encoded by the coding sequence ATGACGGAGCAAGAGGTTCCTTCAAAAGTCATTGAAATAGCGGAAGGAATTAAGACTATGCGCATAAGAGGAGCGGGTAGAATAGCCCGGGCAGCTGCTGAGGCGCTGAAAATCGCGGCACTAGAGTATGGTGGCGTCAAAGAGGTCTCTTCTTTCAAGAAATACATGGGAAAAGTGGCTGACTTACTAATTGCAACTCGTCCAACCGCAGTGAGCCTTCCGAATGCGGTAATGTACGTTTTAGCCTCTTTACACAGAGCAAATCCTAGAACATTCGAGGACGCAGTGAACGCTGTAGTGTTCTCTGCTGAAAAGTTCATCAATGAGAGCATCAACGCTGTCAAGATTATAGCCGAAACAGCGGCCAAAAGAATCAGGGAAAATTCAACAATACTGACCCACTGCCACAGCTCCGTGGCTGTAAGCGCAATCACAGAAGCCTACAAGCTGGGCAGATTGGTTAAAGTATACAGCACTGAAACTCGTCCCTTCTTCCAGGGTAGAATAACCGCTAAGCAGTTACTTGAAAACGGTGTGCCCGTCGTCCAGATACCGGACAGTGCTGTGAGATATGTAATGCATGAAGTAGACCACGTGATCATAGGTGCGGACACAGTGGCAAGCAACGGGGCTGTTGTAAACAAGATCGGGACAAGCCAAGTAGCACTAGCAGCCAAGGAAGCAAGGGTAAGGGTCTACGTTGTGGCAGAGACCTATAAGTTCTCTCCAACAACACTGATAGGGGAACCCGTTCCCATAGAATTCAGGGATCCAGCCGAGATAGTCCCCGAATCGTGGCTTCGCAACCACCCCAGGGTTAAAGTGTTGAATCCATCATTCGATGTGACACCTCCAGAATATATCGATGCCATAATAACCGAGATCGGAGTAATACCTCCACAAGCCGCAATACTCGTTTTGATGGAGAGGTTGGGTTGGGCTTTAGATAAGATTAAACAGGGAGGATTTACAAAGATTAAGTTTGAAGACTTCACGGAGTAG
- a CDS encoding deoxyhypusine synthase, with amino-acid sequence MNQGGVAVAEKDFVEEAKRSILKEKIQDYRVTGEESLCDLIDNFEKAHGFMAGHVARASRIISEMVLDEKTFKILSFTGNLVATGLRGVIAQLLKEGFFNAVITTCGTVDHDIARGSGASYYKGDWGFDDAFLKAIEVHRLGNILIPVENYGLAVEKFSRKMFEELVVQKKRWSGYELLWEAGRRIRDENSILKAAFERKIPIFLPGFYDGAFGSQVIFNSSTIGLEVDLAEDEKKLAEIVFSSEKLGALIIGGGISKHHTIWWAQFKEGLDYAVYLTTAVEYDGSLSGAHPREAVSWGKIKPTSKTVVVYGDATVLLPLIVAGFKCILRKEKGSAGET; translated from the coding sequence ATGAATCAAGGTGGAGTAGCCGTGGCCGAGAAGGATTTCGTGGAGGAGGCTAAGCGGTCGATACTCAAGGAGAAAATACAGGATTATAGGGTAACTGGAGAGGAATCGCTCTGCGATTTGATCGATAATTTTGAAAAAGCCCATGGGTTCATGGCAGGGCACGTAGCGCGTGCCTCTAGAATAATCAGCGAGATGGTGTTGGATGAAAAGACTTTTAAAATACTTTCATTCACAGGAAACCTTGTTGCCACGGGACTGAGAGGTGTCATAGCCCAGCTGTTAAAAGAGGGGTTTTTCAACGCTGTAATAACAACTTGTGGAACTGTAGACCATGATATTGCCAGAGGCTCTGGAGCCTCCTACTACAAGGGGGATTGGGGTTTCGACGATGCATTCCTCAAAGCAATAGAGGTTCACAGGCTTGGGAATATCCTCATACCCGTAGAAAACTATGGTCTAGCGGTCGAGAAGTTTTCGAGAAAAATGTTCGAGGAACTGGTGGTTCAGAAAAAACGTTGGAGCGGCTATGAACTCTTATGGGAGGCTGGAAGGAGAATACGGGATGAAAACAGTATCTTAAAAGCAGCATTTGAGAGGAAGATCCCAATTTTCCTCCCCGGTTTCTACGATGGAGCATTCGGGTCTCAGGTAATATTTAACTCATCAACAATAGGTTTGGAAGTTGATCTCGCTGAGGACGAGAAGAAGCTTGCCGAAATAGTCTTCTCGAGCGAGAAGCTCGGGGCACTGATAATTGGAGGAGGTATAAGCAAGCATCATACGATATGGTGGGCGCAGTTTAAGGAGGGTTTGGACTACGCTGTTTACTTAACAACCGCTGTTGAGTACGATGGTAGCTTGAGCGGTGCTCATCCAAGGGAAGCTGTCAGCTGGGGGAAGATAAAGCCGACCAGTAAGACTGTCGTTGTGTACGGAGACGCCACGGTATTGTTGCCGTTAATAGTTGCCGGATTTAAATGCATCCTTCGTAAAGAAAAAGGCTCAGCTGGTGAAACGTGA
- a CDS encoding metal-dependent hydrolase has protein sequence MKRVTHLFIGASIGLLYCNAPELCIFYVGASVTGAYLPDFDLHYRHRKLLHNIFAVFLFTFISWMVLKEINLGIIPDENIIWKSFALGYLSHLLLDILTPRGVFILYPFSNKPLSAGIFKSNSFLANALFILASITIILWRTYELIGEKLFSTILGPLL, from the coding sequence TTGAAACGCGTAACACATCTTTTCATAGGGGCTTCAATAGGTCTTCTCTACTGCAATGCTCCAGAATTATGCATCTTTTACGTAGGGGCGAGTGTCACGGGGGCTTATCTCCCGGATTTTGATTTACACTATCGTCACCGCAAACTTCTTCACAATATTTTCGCAGTTTTCCTATTTACATTTATATCCTGGATGGTGCTGAAAGAAATTAATCTAGGGATTATTCCTGATGAAAACATTATCTGGAAATCCTTTGCTCTTGGCTATCTTTCCCATTTGCTTCTAGATATTTTAACCCCTAGAGGTGTTTTCATACTATATCCCTTTAGTAATAAACCCTTATCAGCAGGAATCTTCAAGAGCAATAGCTTTTTGGCTAATGCCTTGTTTATCCTCGCTTCGATAACGATAATTTTATGGAGAACTTACGAATTGATAGGTGAAAAACTCTTTTCTACGATACTAGGACCTTTGCTTTGA
- a CDS encoding pyridoxal phosphate-dependent aminotransferase, producing MQVSSRVRSLEQNPQRILIAKADELSRKGVKVYNYTAGQPGLPPDREALEYFIEKLKSDPFKHFKYIPTQGLPELRQAISNDLKKYGGVDVSPDEIMIASGGADGLVLSIYATTDPGDEILFLEPCYSVYWDLAKFAGLKPVSCPQTLEKGFNPDPECIKEKVSSKTKAILFASPDNPTSRIISEEVAKTIADIAVDKNVWVIYDVAYKHIVYEGRHVWLEKYMTLDNLIVVGSFSKDIAIPGGRLGYVYTSKATIKELVKLKGALWIVAPVPSQWLAYYYLDKGFKEKYLENVLPVYRKRRDVAYDALVKNLPEARVEKPSASMYLFPDMTAYLERLGLDDFSFTMKLAEEAAVVTLPGSIFGPSGRNHLRITFVTMNEDDLVRGIELMANWIDRAR from the coding sequence ATGCAGGTGTCCTCTCGAGTAAGAAGTCTCGAGCAAAACCCTCAAAGAATTCTCATTGCGAAAGCGGATGAATTGTCCCGAAAGGGTGTGAAAGTATACAATTACACGGCGGGACAGCCCGGACTCCCCCCTGATAGGGAAGCGCTGGAATACTTTATCGAGAAATTGAAAAGCGATCCCTTCAAACATTTCAAGTATATTCCAACTCAAGGTCTTCCCGAGTTAAGGCAAGCGATATCTAACGATTTGAAAAAGTACGGCGGCGTCGACGTCTCACCGGATGAAATAATGATCGCTTCAGGCGGTGCAGACGGATTAGTATTATCGATCTACGCTACTACCGACCCTGGTGATGAAATACTATTTTTAGAACCATGCTATAGCGTATACTGGGATCTTGCAAAATTCGCAGGCTTGAAACCCGTCTCCTGTCCACAAACCCTCGAGAAAGGATTTAATCCCGATCCCGAGTGCATTAAAGAAAAGGTATCGAGCAAGACTAAGGCTATTCTATTTGCAAGCCCCGATAATCCGACCTCGCGCATAATAAGCGAGGAGGTTGCTAAAACCATAGCAGATATCGCTGTCGATAAAAATGTGTGGGTTATATATGACGTCGCATACAAGCATATAGTCTATGAAGGACGACACGTCTGGCTTGAAAAATACATGACGCTAGATAACTTAATAGTGGTGGGATCGTTCAGCAAAGACATCGCAATCCCTGGTGGAAGACTAGGTTACGTGTACACGTCCAAGGCGACGATAAAAGAGCTTGTAAAGCTTAAGGGAGCCCTATGGATAGTGGCTCCTGTTCCAAGCCAGTGGCTTGCATATTACTATCTCGATAAAGGCTTCAAGGAGAAGTACTTGGAAAACGTTCTACCAGTATACAGGAAGAGGCGTGATGTGGCATACGATGCCTTGGTTAAGAACCTCCCGGAGGCGAGGGTTGAGAAGCCCTCAGCGAGCATGTATTTATTCCCAGACATGACCGCCTACCTTGAAAGGCTGGGGCTGGATGACTTCAGCTTTACGATGAAGCTTGCCGAGGAGGCAGCCGTTGTCACTCTTCCCGGCTCTATATTCGGCCCCTCCGGTAGGAACCACTTAAGAATAACCTTCGTTACGATGAACGAGGACGACCTGGTCAGGGGCATTGAGCTAATGGCTAATTGGATCGACAGAGCCCGTTAA
- the rpiA gene encoding ribose 5-phosphate isomerase A: protein MEGLDQAKLNAAVKACEFLKSNFNFIGIIGLGTGSTIKKFINVCKDLLENKIIVPSSFDTAIYLVNMGYSNIRDPITARSVDVYIDGADEVSEKLDMVKGRGGAFLREKSIALRAKTRVYVIDHSKFTGKPYLYLKPIPIEVIPAALPVVLDGVKSLGNVEAVLRMDSSKDGPVVTDNGNFIIDLRFTSPILEPAVMHERIKRIHGVVETGIFPSFLVDYVVVGYPDKTVLLQRGA from the coding sequence ATGGAGGGTCTAGACCAGGCAAAACTCAACGCCGCAGTTAAAGCGTGTGAATTTCTCAAATCTAATTTCAACTTCATTGGAATTATCGGGTTAGGTACCGGGTCAACCATTAAAAAGTTTATTAATGTATGTAAAGACCTGCTCGAAAACAAGATCATAGTTCCCTCATCTTTTGACACGGCAATCTACCTGGTAAACATGGGCTATAGCAATATACGTGATCCTATCACAGCTCGTTCCGTGGACGTATACATTGATGGCGCGGACGAGGTTAGCGAAAAGCTTGACATGGTTAAAGGAAGGGGCGGCGCCTTTTTAAGAGAGAAATCAATCGCCTTAAGAGCTAAGACGAGGGTTTACGTTATCGATCACTCCAAGTTCACCGGGAAGCCTTACCTCTACTTAAAACCTATTCCCATAGAAGTTATCCCTGCGGCTTTGCCCGTGGTCCTCGACGGTGTGAAATCATTGGGAAACGTAGAAGCCGTGTTAAGGATGGATTCTTCAAAGGATGGGCCCGTGGTGACAGATAATGGGAACTTTATCATCGACTTGAGGTTCACTTCTCCTATTCTGGAACCCGCTGTTATGCATGAGAGAATTAAAAGAATTCATGGAGTAGTAGAAACGGGAATATTCCCATCATTCCTCGTTGATTACGTGGTTGTTGGCTACCCAGATAAAACAGTCTTACTTCAAAGAGGCGCGTAG
- a CDS encoding HD domain-containing protein, translating into MKISSIINIRHVPRTGWVLRGVPPAVAETISDHIFLVTLLSLKISEDLRERGFEVDVAKTLTMSLVHDLPEAVTGDIVRYVKEEEPSYFKIIEEKSLESLGMGKYIPLYKDFEERKSVESIIVKLSDYLATIIEGRRLVALGYRDVEEIVENMENLIKNILKSLTNIQLKDALEKTVIDVLKN; encoded by the coding sequence TTGAAAATCTCAAGTATAATAAACATTAGACACGTACCCAGGACCGGGTGGGTTTTAAGAGGGGTCCCACCAGCAGTAGCCGAGACCATCTCGGATCACATTTTCCTCGTAACACTACTATCTTTGAAGATCTCGGAGGATTTGAGGGAGAGAGGGTTTGAAGTAGATGTTGCCAAAACCCTCACAATGAGCCTAGTTCATGACCTGCCCGAGGCTGTGACTGGCGATATTGTCAGGTATGTTAAGGAGGAGGAACCCTCATACTTTAAAATAATCGAGGAGAAAAGCCTAGAAAGCCTCGGAATGGGAAAATACATCCCCCTGTACAAAGACTTTGAAGAGAGGAAAAGCGTAGAATCTATAATCGTCAAGTTATCCGACTATCTGGCCACAATTATAGAGGGAAGAAGGCTTGTGGCATTAGGATATCGTGATGTTGAGGAAATAGTTGAGAACATGGAGAACCTAATTAAAAATATTCTCAAATCCCTAACTAATATACAGCTCAAAGATGCTTTGGAAAAAACCGTTATTGACGTCCTTAAAAATTAA
- a CDS encoding transglutaminase-like domain-containing protein — protein MEALKVAVAFLLSCLILLGFNYYLLQNTYEELERKYEELLHEYEEIEAKNSELMSKLSSLEAENAWLRSNLTSTESYYNALIDMYETWLKGNFSIIPILVERITYLSTKLSEYGNIVGSPGGISYLEDLTQQERNLFLEKAVNSLPFTLNYSEYVAIYGVPLGIHVYVSFTTYYQPDPISVKEYWKLPNETLKDLGGDCEDLSLLAYSILIRNGLNDTYLIAWLGNSTGHVAVLTRYMGRWYLIDIAGNWYNGLKLYVSMKILKNGITYDLKLPPLSIHPEVKDWLVRENYATIDVSPVPGGRELSGIDLKTLLQEWVAYWVGLGETPVEYRLIGFDVYFKTTSITQLAYYAEKISK, from the coding sequence GTGGAGGCTTTGAAAGTAGCGGTAGCCTTCCTTTTAAGTTGTCTAATCCTTCTAGGTTTCAACTACTATTTACTCCAGAACACGTATGAGGAACTCGAGAGGAAATATGAAGAACTGCTCCACGAATACGAGGAAATAGAGGCAAAAAATTCTGAACTGATGAGTAAACTAAGTAGTCTGGAAGCGGAGAACGCGTGGTTAAGGAGTAACCTCACAAGTACTGAATCCTACTACAATGCCCTCATCGATATGTATGAAACGTGGCTTAAAGGAAACTTTAGCATCATCCCAATTCTCGTAGAGAGAATTACATATTTGAGCACCAAGCTTTCTGAGTATGGCAATATCGTTGGCTCCCCCGGTGGCATAAGCTACCTAGAAGACTTGACCCAGCAGGAGAGAAATCTTTTCCTCGAAAAAGCCGTCAACAGCTTACCGTTTACTCTAAACTACTCGGAGTATGTTGCGATTTATGGGGTTCCATTGGGCATACATGTCTATGTATCTTTCACTACCTATTACCAACCAGATCCCATATCGGTTAAGGAGTATTGGAAACTCCCCAACGAGACCCTTAAGGACCTAGGCGGCGACTGTGAAGATCTCTCCCTACTTGCTTACTCCATCCTCATTAGGAATGGCCTCAATGACACGTACCTCATCGCATGGCTAGGGAATAGTACCGGGCACGTAGCGGTATTGACGCGCTATATGGGAAGATGGTATTTGATCGACATAGCGGGTAACTGGTATAATGGGCTGAAGCTGTATGTTTCCATGAAGATTCTGAAGAATGGTATTACGTACGATTTAAAGCTTCCACCCCTATCTATTCACCCAGAGGTGAAAGACTGGTTAGTAAGGGAGAATTACGCGACCATAGACGTTTCACCGGTGCCAGGAGGGAGGGAACTAAGCGGTATTGATTTAAAAACGCTTCTTCAAGAATGGGTAGCCTATTGGGTTGGACTAGGAGAGACCCCTGTTGAATATAGATTAATCGGCTTCGACGTATACTTCAAAACAACCTCTATCACCCAGTTAGCATATTATGCGGAGAAAATCAGCAAATAG